Proteins from one bacterium genomic window:
- a CDS encoding uroporphyrinogen decarboxylase family protein, whose protein sequence is MKKEKKVKIDEKEVNTKNFLKAVLFDYPDWIPVGVGILPAAWFKYKEGLEKILLSHPVIFPNYKKGSFENIRLSPEYKKGKFVDIWGITWENLEEGICGAPVEELAPLKNWNDFENYKFPDPLKYDRYGNQINWEEIRKNLENLKKQGKIAGGGLFHGSMYMQLYYLRGFENFMIDIATEEPNLEILINIVFEYNMKIIEKWIEIGAEMIYFGDDLGLQKSLPISPEKWRKYIKPPYKKMFEKCVENGLIIYLHSDGYILDIIPDLIECGLDMVNPQIRPNTLKGIEKYCKGKIAVNLDLDRQLFPFATKNQIEDHIKEAIDTLALPEGGLSLSVEIGPDVPLEIIETICSTLEKLNCHGW, encoded by the coding sequence TCCTGACTGGATACCTGTTGGTGTTGGAATTTTACCTGCTGCCTGGTTTAAATATAAAGAGGGACTTGAAAAAATTTTGCTTTCACATCCTGTTATATTTCCAAATTATAAAAAAGGAAGTTTTGAAAATATAAGATTATCTCCTGAATATAAAAAGGGCAAATTTGTAGATATCTGGGGAATAACGTGGGAAAATTTAGAGGAAGGGATCTGTGGTGCACCTGTTGAAGAACTTGCTCCATTAAAAAACTGGAATGATTTTGAAAATTATAAGTTTCCAGACCCTTTAAAATATGATAGATACGGAAATCAGATAAACTGGGAAGAAATCAGGAAAAATCTTGAAAATTTAAAAAAACAGGGAAAAATTGCAGGAGGTGGTTTATTTCATGGTTCTATGTATATGCAACTTTATTATTTAAGAGGATTTGAAAATTTTATGATTGATATAGCAACAGAAGAGCCAAATTTAGAAATATTAATTAATATTGTTTTTGAATATAATATGAAAATTATTGAAAAATGGATAGAAATTGGTGCAGAGATGATTTATTTTGGAGATGACCTTGGTCTTCAAAAGTCATTACCTATAAGTCCAGAAAAATGGAGAAAATATATAAAACCTCCTTATAAAAAAATGTTTGAAAAATGTGTTGAAAATGGTCTTATAATTTATTTACATTCAGATGGATACATTCTTGATATAATTCCTGATTTGATTGAATGTGGACTTGATATGGTCAATCCACAGATAAGACCAAATACATTAAAGGGTATTGAAAAGTATTGTAAGGGGAAAATAGCGGTAAATCTTGACCTTGACAGACAGTTATTTCCATTTGCTACAAAAAATCAAATAGAAGACCATATCAAGGAAGCAATTGATACACTTGCCTTACCTGAAGGAGGACTATCTTTAAGTGTGGAAATAGGACCGGATGTACCCCTTGAAATAATTGAAACAATATGTAGTACCCTGGAAAAATTAAACTGTCATGGATGGTAA
- a CDS encoding DUF72 domain-containing protein: protein MDGKTEIYVGTSGWLYEWNEGKSFDWYVENSNLNSVELNASFYRFPFPNQIKGWANKCKDINFSVKVHRKITHLLKLSPESKDVWNDFKNLF from the coding sequence ATGGATGGTAAAACGGAAATTTATGTAGGAACAAGTGGCTGGCTTTATGAATGGAATGAAGGTAAAAGTTTTGACTGGTATGTTGAAAATTCTAATTTAAATTCAGTTGAACTAAATGCTTCCTTTTACAGATTCCCATTTCCAAATCAGATAAAAGGATGGGCTAACAAATGTAAAGATATAAATTTTTCAGTAAAAGTTCATAGAAAAATAACCCATTTATTGAAATTAAGTCCTGAAAGCAAAGATGTATGGAATGATTTTAAAAATTTATTT